A region from the Mucilaginibacter sp. CSA2-8R genome encodes:
- a CDS encoding endonuclease/exonuclease/phosphatase family protein — protein MKLRLLLSLVLVFMLRTAPAQTLTVATYNLRMITTNDTGNLWMNRAPVVAELIRYHDFDVFGTQEGYQNQLDDIIKILPQYQRSGVGRDDGKDKGEHSAILFKKDKFKLLNHGDFWLSQTPEKPSLGWDATCCNRICSWVYLQDLQSKRKFYFFNAHYDHQGNIAREESSKLIMQRIKSIAGNEPVVLTGDLNGGRNSTWYQRIATSGWLKDAYTQVKYPYANNGSFNSFGSNLKSDEVIDHIFTTGNFKVLRWGLLTDSYHGKYPSDHFPITAQITFK, from the coding sequence ATGAAATTAAGGCTTCTTCTTTCCCTCGTGCTCGTCTTTATGCTGCGTACAGCACCAGCACAAACCTTAACTGTAGCCACCTACAATTTGAGGATGATTACAACCAACGACACCGGTAACTTATGGATGAATCGAGCACCGGTTGTAGCCGAGCTTATCCGCTACCATGATTTTGACGTATTTGGCACGCAAGAAGGTTACCAAAACCAGTTAGACGACATCATCAAAATACTACCTCAATATCAGCGTTCGGGTGTAGGCCGCGACGACGGTAAAGACAAAGGAGAGCACTCGGCTATTCTATTTAAAAAAGATAAGTTTAAACTGTTGAATCACGGCGACTTTTGGTTATCACAAACGCCCGAAAAGCCTTCGCTAGGTTGGGATGCAACCTGTTGTAACCGCATCTGCTCATGGGTTTACCTGCAAGACCTGCAATCAAAACGTAAGTTTTACTTTTTTAATGCTCATTACGACCACCAGGGTAATATTGCCCGCGAAGAAAGCAGCAAGCTGATTATGCAACGGATTAAAAGCATTGCAGGCAATGAGCCTGTAGTTTTAACCGGCGATCTTAATGGCGGACGCAACAGCACCTGGTACCAGCGTATTGCTACCTCTGGCTGGCTTAAAGATGCTTATACACAGGTTAAATATCCTTACGCCAATAACGGCTCCTTTAACAGTTTTGGCTCAAATTTAAAAAGTGACGAGGTAATAGATCATATCTTTACCACCGGTAACTTTAAGGTACTACGCTGGGGATTACTGACCGACAGCTATCATGGTAAGTATCCATCAGACCACTTCCCGATAACCGCACAAATAACGTTTAAATAA
- a CDS encoding response regulator transcription factor → MSKNISIGIVEDQFLFREGIKSILNSWSNFEVMFESSDGFSVIGKLDSAVNLPDLLLVDLSLPPLGKKEYSGLHLTKELAEKFPNIKVLVLSVHNDENYMAELIKNGAHGYLSKDCDPQELYRAIVNIHESGSYINSTVLKAIHDSMGKKARTTKSLMSFLSPREEEVLKLTCQQYTAEEIAEKLFISVKTVNGHRNSLLLKTGSRNVTGLVLFAIRNQIVQL, encoded by the coding sequence ATGTCTAAAAATATAAGCATAGGAATTGTAGAAGATCAGTTCCTGTTTAGAGAGGGTATCAAATCCATACTGAACAGTTGGAGCAACTTTGAAGTTATGTTCGAGAGCTCGGACGGATTTTCGGTGATCGGGAAACTTGATTCTGCCGTTAACTTGCCGGATCTACTGCTGGTCGACCTATCATTGCCCCCGCTTGGTAAAAAAGAATACAGCGGCCTGCACCTGACCAAGGAATTAGCTGAAAAATTTCCCAACATCAAAGTGCTGGTACTTTCGGTCCATAATGACGAGAATTACATGGCTGAACTGATTAAGAACGGGGCGCATGGTTACCTGTCCAAAGATTGTGACCCGCAAGAACTGTATCGGGCTATAGTCAACATACACGAGAGCGGCAGTTACATTAACAGCACAGTTCTGAAAGCAATTCATGACAGCATGGGAAAAAAGGCAAGGACTACTAAAAGCCTGATGTCTTTTCTCTCTCCGCGCGAAGAGGAAGTGCTCAAATTAACCTGTCAGCAATACACTGCCGAGGAAATAGCTGAAAAACTCTTCATCAGCGTAAAAACTGTAAATGGCCACCGTAACAGTTTGTTATTAAAAACCGGATCACGCAATGTCACCGGATTGGTACTGTTTGCTATCAGAAACCAGATTGTACAGTTGTAA
- a CDS encoding ABC transporter ATPase, which produces MQVSENSRVWIYQSDKELTTAQTQKLQQQLNNFTQSWTAHNHQLKAAAMVKYNRFIILLVDESQAGATGCSIDKSVHLMKQLEQEYQINLFDRFNLAYQTASGIASAPRAQFEELIKAGVIDENTIVFNNMVQTLAELQTKWEVPLKNSWHMQLFGGLLVSQL; this is translated from the coding sequence ATGCAAGTTTCCGAGAATTCAAGAGTGTGGATTTATCAATCTGACAAGGAGTTAACGACAGCGCAGACGCAAAAGTTACAACAACAGTTAAATAATTTTACCCAGAGCTGGACGGCCCATAATCATCAACTCAAAGCTGCAGCGATGGTTAAATATAACCGCTTCATTATTTTATTGGTTGATGAAAGCCAAGCCGGTGCTACGGGCTGCTCCATTGATAAATCAGTCCACCTGATGAAGCAATTAGAGCAAGAGTATCAAATCAACTTATTCGACCGCTTTAACCTGGCCTACCAAACGGCGTCTGGCATTGCTTCGGCACCACGTGCGCAATTCGAAGAGCTAATTAAAGCCGGGGTGATTGATGAGAATACTATAGTATTTAACAACATGGTACAAACGCTTGCCGAATTGCAAACCAAGTGGGAAGTTCCTTTAAAAAACAGCTGGCATATGCAGCTGTTTGGCGGCTTATTGGTGAGCCAGTTATAA
- a CDS encoding TonB-dependent receptor, translating into MMNNLLHYFNGKRVGLMLVICLLSIGTALAQQITITGTVTDDTGETVPGTTVTIRNKAGGTAADVNGKYSIKATKGDVLIFKLLGYADQQATVGDNPVINIKFAKDSKQLTDVVVIGYGTQKRSNVSGSVASLKADNLQERPITRVDQALVGQLAGVVVKQTTGVPGKAFSVQVRGSGSISAGNEPLYVIDGFPLSVSAPGTNGSFSTGNPLDNINPNDIENIEVLKDAAAAAIYGSRASNGVVLITTKRGKTGKPQISYNAYVGYNAPAKKLKMLNGDQWIDRATEMINAAYVLRFAANGATANDTYEQRRAIINSTLAAGSQIQTGQYNTGYMLDPRWAVAGHPGLESIDWQKEIEQNGFVQNHQLSASGGTDNVKYFISGNYADQNGFVKSLGYKAYSARANVEVTASKKLKAGINIAPTYSITNDPGVEGKDNIFHQALSMTPIQESSSGLYPNAFANPQYAWSNTTNSPVAKLENIVGETKRFRTLTSLYAEYQIIPDLTFRSSLNLDNTDNNSRGYTPYTVAGNVAARIYNPATNNNLYANSSASYSSYKRLTFVNENTLNYNKTFNKVHSLSVLLGQSYNVDRLDQASAASVGGLTSASIQTVNAGANSSGSTSSQQSILVSYFSRVQYSFADKYLLSASLREDGSSRFGANTKYGIFPSASVAWRVTQEDFMKPVSAISDLKLRFSYGVNGSNNIPNYGSIATIGLAGYVLGATPALANGQAPNVVANPDLQWEKSQTYDLGVDFGFLKNRITGSFDYYNKLNTQLLLQVPIPAVTGFTQYLSNAGSVRNIGQELQINTRNLVNKFQWSTTLNISHNSNKIVSLFGNQSQIIIPNSFDVSDNILRVGSPINSIYVVKQIGILTQADINNKVATYNTGETVGDPKYQDLNGDGVITEADKQIVGHPNPNYTWGVTNTFRFKGFDLSVLVQGQNGGSIYSLLGRAITRTGQGFTDNAPAFYTDRWRSPDNPGAGRVSKAYSTFGFVANTDWLYSSDYVRVRNITLGYNLKDLFKTSKAIQGARIYVSAENFFGHDKYYGGLNPEAANTAISSNSAYPQSGDYGGLPLAKSLIVGFNVTF; encoded by the coding sequence ATGATGAATAATTTACTCCATTATTTTAATGGCAAGAGAGTAGGTTTGATGCTGGTGATATGCTTGTTGAGCATAGGTACAGCATTGGCCCAGCAGATTACCATAACTGGTACCGTGACGGATGATACCGGCGAAACGGTGCCCGGAACAACCGTTACCATCAGAAATAAGGCCGGTGGTACAGCGGCAGATGTGAACGGTAAATACAGTATTAAAGCTACCAAAGGCGATGTGCTAATATTTAAACTTTTAGGATACGCTGACCAGCAAGCTACAGTAGGCGACAATCCGGTGATCAATATTAAGTTTGCTAAGGATAGTAAGCAGCTTACAGATGTGGTAGTTATTGGCTACGGAACTCAGAAAAGAAGCAACGTGAGCGGATCGGTAGCAAGTTTAAAAGCAGATAATTTACAGGAGCGTCCTATAACGCGTGTTGACCAGGCCCTGGTTGGCCAATTGGCAGGTGTGGTAGTAAAACAAACCACTGGTGTACCCGGTAAGGCATTTAGCGTGCAGGTGCGCGGTAGTGGCTCTATCAGTGCCGGCAATGAGCCATTATATGTTATTGATGGTTTCCCTTTGTCGGTATCAGCTCCTGGAACTAACGGTAGCTTTTCAACAGGTAACCCCTTGGATAATATTAACCCAAATGATATTGAAAATATAGAAGTGCTGAAAGATGCTGCTGCTGCTGCCATTTACGGTTCAAGGGCGTCTAACGGTGTAGTTTTGATTACTACCAAACGGGGTAAAACCGGAAAACCACAAATCAGCTACAACGCTTATGTGGGTTATAACGCCCCGGCCAAAAAACTTAAAATGCTGAATGGCGACCAATGGATTGATAGGGCTACTGAGATGATTAATGCTGCTTACGTGCTTAGGTTTGCTGCTAATGGTGCAACAGCTAATGATACTTACGAGCAACGCCGCGCTATCATTAATAGTACATTAGCTGCGGGCAGCCAGATACAGACCGGGCAGTATAACACGGGCTATATGCTTGATCCGCGATGGGCTGTAGCAGGCCATCCGGGTTTAGAGTCTATTGACTGGCAAAAAGAAATTGAACAAAACGGGTTTGTTCAAAATCATCAGTTGTCGGCAAGTGGCGGTACCGATAATGTAAAGTACTTCATCTCGGGTAACTACGCTGATCAAAACGGCTTTGTAAAAAGCCTTGGATACAAAGCATATTCTGCCCGTGCAAATGTTGAAGTAACGGCATCTAAAAAACTGAAAGCAGGCATCAATATCGCTCCAACCTATTCAATAACCAATGACCCAGGCGTAGAAGGAAAAGATAATATTTTTCATCAGGCTTTGAGTATGACTCCAATACAGGAAAGCAGCTCGGGTTTATACCCTAATGCTTTTGCCAACCCTCAATATGCATGGAGCAATACTACTAACAGCCCAGTGGCCAAATTAGAAAATATTGTAGGCGAAACTAAAAGGTTCCGTACACTAACCTCACTTTATGCAGAGTATCAAATTATTCCTGATTTGACTTTCAGAAGTTCATTAAACCTCGATAACACTGATAATAATTCAAGAGGTTATACGCCTTATACCGTTGCAGGTAACGTTGCCGCGCGTATTTACAACCCGGCAACCAATAATAACCTGTACGCTAACTCATCAGCATCATACAGCAGTTATAAGAGGCTGACGTTTGTTAATGAGAATACGCTGAATTACAACAAAACATTTAATAAAGTACACAGCTTAAGTGTATTATTAGGTCAATCATATAATGTAGACCGTTTAGACCAGGCTTCGGCAGCTTCAGTTGGCGGGCTTACCAGTGCTTCTATACAAACCGTAAACGCCGGAGCAAATTCATCTGGCAGTACAAGCAGCCAGCAAAGTATACTGGTGTCTTATTTTAGCCGTGTTCAATACTCGTTTGCAGATAAATATTTGTTATCAGCCAGTTTACGCGAAGACGGATCGTCAAGATTTGGTGCGAATACAAAGTATGGTATATTCCCTTCGGCATCTGTGGCCTGGAGAGTAACTCAGGAAGACTTTATGAAGCCGGTATCGGCCATCAGCGACTTGAAGTTGCGTTTTAGCTATGGTGTAAACGGCAGTAACAACATACCAAATTACGGCAGTATAGCTACCATTGGCCTTGCTGGGTACGTTTTGGGCGCCACGCCTGCTTTAGCTAACGGACAAGCCCCCAACGTGGTAGCTAACCCGGATTTGCAATGGGAAAAATCACAAACGTATGATCTGGGTGTTGATTTCGGTTTCTTAAAAAACCGCATCACAGGATCATTTGATTACTATAATAAACTTAATACCCAATTGCTATTACAAGTGCCAATTCCGGCAGTAACCGGTTTTACTCAATACTTAAGCAATGCAGGTTCAGTAAGAAATATTGGTCAGGAATTGCAAATCAACACGCGTAACCTGGTTAATAAATTTCAATGGAGTACAACTCTTAATATAAGCCATAACAGCAATAAAATTGTATCGCTGTTTGGTAACCAATCGCAAATTATTATTCCAAACTCTTTTGATGTTTCAGATAACATTTTACGCGTAGGCTCGCCTATAAACAGCATTTACGTAGTTAAACAGATTGGCATTTTAACACAAGCCGACATTAATAACAAGGTAGCTACTTATAATACCGGCGAAACTGTTGGTGATCCAAAATATCAGGATTTAAATGGTGATGGTGTAATCACAGAGGCAGACAAGCAAATTGTAGGTCATCCCAATCCTAATTATACCTGGGGCGTTACCAACACATTCCGTTTCAAAGGCTTTGATTTAAGTGTATTAGTACAGGGACAAAACGGCGGCTCTATTTACTCATTATTAGGCCGTGCTATTACCCGTACAGGCCAGGGTTTTACCGACAATGCACCGGCGTTTTACACCGATCGTTGGAGATCACCTGACAATCCGGGTGCCGGACGTGTAAGTAAAGCATATTCTACTTTTGGCTTTGTAGCTAATACAGACTGGTTATACTCATCAGATTATGTAAGAGTTAGAAACATCACTTTAGGGTATAACTTAAAAGATCTGTTTAAAACATCAAAAGCCATACAAGGCGCCCGGATATATGTATCTGCCGAAAATTTCTTCGGTCATGATAAATATTACGGAGGTTTAAATCCTGAAGCTGCAAATACGGCAATAAGCTCCAACAGTGCCTATCCTCAGTCTGGCGATTACGGCGGTTTGCCATTGGCTAAATCACTAATTGTCGGATTTAACGTTACTTTCTAA
- a CDS encoding histidine kinase, protein MALTDIIIPLTIILFAIAFGVVLLYQNFQRSLVKLELEKIAMEAKQQNELLQNSIMVEEQERKRIARDLHDDLGATISIINMNLKLIRQQQWLNENQSQYFLSIDNIIDLSTRAIDTIRSISHQLMPTQLELFGLMKTVVALIKDINQSGKIKAELIINHEWPDVKWEVALGAYRIIMELINNTIKHANASHILLSFARDKQSLLIHFEDDGIGFQNDEENKAGLGLTNMEARAQGMHGHFTYGNGAEKGIKAIVSIPVDLAIKPQTDSNV, encoded by the coding sequence ATGGCACTAACTGATATCATTATACCGCTTACGATCATACTGTTTGCCATCGCTTTCGGGGTGGTATTGTTGTACCAAAATTTTCAAAGAAGCTTGGTGAAACTTGAACTGGAAAAGATTGCCATGGAAGCAAAGCAGCAGAATGAGCTTCTGCAAAACAGTATTATGGTGGAGGAGCAAGAACGCAAGCGCATTGCCCGGGATTTACATGATGACCTGGGTGCAACGATATCCATCATCAATATGAACTTAAAACTGATTAGGCAACAACAATGGCTGAACGAAAACCAAAGCCAGTACTTTTTAAGCATAGATAACATCATTGATTTATCTACCAGGGCAATTGACACCATAAGAAGTATCAGTCATCAATTGATGCCTACGCAACTGGAGCTGTTTGGATTGATGAAAACAGTTGTTGCACTAATAAAGGATATCAATCAATCCGGAAAGATCAAAGCCGAATTAATAATAAATCACGAATGGCCTGATGTAAAATGGGAGGTCGCATTAGGAGCTTACCGGATCATCATGGAACTAATTAACAATACGATTAAACACGCAAACGCCAGCCATATACTATTATCATTTGCTCGCGACAAGCAAAGTTTACTGATTCACTTTGAGGATGATGGTATAGGTTTTCAAAATGACGAGGAAAACAAGGCAGGACTTGGCCTCACTAATATGGAAGCAAGGGCTCAGGGAATGCATGGGCACTTTACTTATGGTAATGGAGCCGAAAAAGGCATTAAGGCAATCGTTAGTATACCTGTTGACCTTGCCATAAAACCGCAAACTGATAGCAATGTCTAA
- a CDS encoding HPP family protein, with protein MRTRYDLKTEIYLALLPTLTMAMVLFLLETYSKQHLLFASLASSAFLIYLDPHLPSNSIYTLTMAQVSAALVGFGVLKVIGPGYTSAMTAMVMAIALMILLNIMHPPAVSTALTFAFETGKTLPLFLIALALLVILIVLQKVSVWLINRRVPADPLNQL; from the coding sequence ATGCGAACCCGGTATGACCTGAAGACAGAAATTTATTTAGCATTGCTACCTACACTGACAATGGCGATGGTTTTATTTCTACTGGAGACTTACAGCAAACAACACCTGCTCTTTGCTTCTCTGGCCTCAAGTGCTTTCTTAATCTACCTGGACCCTCACCTGCCGAGTAATAGCATATACACCTTGACGATGGCGCAGGTGTCGGCAGCTTTAGTAGGCTTTGGCGTACTCAAGGTGATTGGGCCTGGTTATACGTCTGCGATGACTGCTATGGTCATGGCTATTGCCTTGATGATACTGTTGAATATAATGCATCCACCAGCGGTTTCGACAGCACTGACCTTTGCCTTTGAAACAGGTAAGACGTTGCCACTTTTTTTGATTGCGCTGGCTTTATTAGTTATTCTAATTGTCTTGCAAAAGGTGTCGGTATGGCTTATTAACAGACGTGTCCCGGCTGACCCGCTCAATCAACTTTAA
- a CDS encoding RagB/SusD family nutrient uptake outer membrane protein, with product MKKILFLSTIASFLLTASCKKQLDQLPISSSTTATFYKSPLDFVQGTNAIYSSLHNYPNRLLNLSEIRSDNIYGVSVTVRDWDPINNLSPGIAANTYIDEAWTTDFNGVFKANTVLNQIASNGSVINSETLATRLQAEARFLRAFYYFDLIRYFGKLPIIDHAVTVNEAITIGRSPVDDVYKFIIADLQYAMANLPATYTGTDVGRATKWAAEGVLAQVYMARSGATYGIEGPGLGVNEWNLALPLLNDIITNGGFAFNTNFANVFSYTNQSPTVNKEAIFDVMYTSGISGSNDLYGASFPWVLAPNTYFSSLGSNTVANGSLEIIPVSNDLVNSYAANDVRKAFTINTAGYTFSGNTETRPFFKKYLDITRIPTTSRFDWAINFIALRYTDILMLKAECILRGAPGSQADVDAIVNQVRTRAGLAAVTGVTLPQLFEERRREFADEGSRWFDLQRSGNLVTIMNAWIAKEDTQKRINTATANYVIYPIPQRELNTTPGLYTQNPGY from the coding sequence ATGAAAAAGATACTTTTTCTATCAACTATAGCTTCTTTTTTGCTAACTGCTTCTTGTAAAAAGCAGTTAGATCAGCTGCCTATATCATCATCAACTACGGCAACCTTTTATAAGTCTCCGCTTGATTTTGTACAAGGAACCAACGCTATATACTCATCTTTACATAATTACCCAAACAGGTTACTTAACCTTTCTGAAATTAGGTCCGACAATATTTATGGCGTTTCAGTTACGGTACGCGATTGGGATCCTATCAATAACCTGTCACCGGGTATAGCAGCCAATACTTATATCGATGAGGCGTGGACAACCGACTTTAACGGTGTTTTTAAAGCTAACACGGTGCTCAATCAAATTGCCTCAAACGGAAGTGTTATCAACTCCGAAACTTTGGCAACAAGATTACAGGCCGAAGCTCGTTTTTTACGTGCATTTTACTACTTCGACCTGATTAGGTACTTTGGCAAATTACCTATCATTGATCATGCGGTTACTGTTAACGAAGCTATTACTATAGGTCGTAGCCCGGTAGATGACGTTTACAAATTCATCATTGCAGACCTGCAGTACGCCATGGCTAATTTGCCTGCAACTTATACAGGAACTGATGTTGGGCGTGCAACTAAATGGGCTGCCGAAGGTGTTTTAGCGCAGGTTTACATGGCCCGTTCTGGTGCAACTTATGGCATTGAAGGCCCTGGCCTTGGTGTAAACGAATGGAATTTGGCATTGCCTCTGTTAAATGATATTATAACCAACGGGGGTTTTGCCTTTAATACTAACTTTGCTAATGTATTTTCATATACCAATCAAAGCCCAACCGTAAACAAGGAAGCTATTTTTGACGTAATGTATACCAGTGGTATAAGTGGGTCAAATGATTTGTATGGCGCGTCATTTCCTTGGGTTTTAGCTCCAAATACTTATTTTTCGTCACTTGGCTCTAATACGGTAGCCAACGGCAGCCTGGAAATAATACCTGTTTCAAATGATTTGGTGAATAGTTATGCTGCCAATGATGTGCGCAAAGCGTTTACCATAAACACAGCAGGATACACTTTCTCCGGTAATACCGAAACACGTCCGTTCTTTAAAAAGTATTTGGATATAACCAGGATACCAACGACGAGCCGGTTTGATTGGGCCATCAATTTTATTGCTCTGCGTTACACCGACATCTTAATGCTTAAAGCTGAATGTATTTTACGCGGTGCTCCTGGTTCACAAGCAGACGTTGATGCTATTGTAAATCAGGTTAGAACGCGGGCCGGATTAGCCGCTGTAACGGGTGTTACACTGCCGCAATTATTTGAGGAACGCCGCAGGGAGTTTGCCGACGAAGGTTCGCGTTGGTTTGATTTACAAAGGAGCGGCAATTTGGTAACCATCATGAATGCATGGATCGCTAAAGAAGACACTCAAAAGAGAATCAATACAGCTACCGCTAACTATGTAATTTATCCGATTCCTCAGCGAGAATTAAACACAACGCCTGGATTATATACTCAAAATCCTGGTTACTAA
- a CDS encoding DUF4097 family beta strand repeat-containing protein, whose translation MKKQTLILYMALSSLAASAQNKWNAEPYLTKSLSNSAIKDVFVRTSGGSIEVDGISTGEARIEVYISANNDRGRLSKTELEQRLKENYTLEITDDNHELHATAKSKSNMDWGKAVSISFKVYVHKAVSTNLTTSGGSISLSDLAGEQNFTTSGGSLQVSHVSGRIKGRTSGGSIQVDHANQDIDLITSGGSISASNCQGNLNLVTSGGSLQLSQLHGKINATTSGGSINADHISGDLSTSTSGGTINLTQIDGGVEAATSGGSIHAQLNSVGKYVKLNTSSGHIDLSMPQQKGFNLDLKGNRVNTTLANSNFEGSKDEDRIEGKINGGGALVQAYASRGSVNVKFN comes from the coding sequence ATGAAAAAGCAAACCCTTATCCTTTATATGGCTTTGAGCAGCCTGGCTGCATCGGCCCAAAACAAATGGAACGCCGAACCTTATTTAACCAAGTCTTTATCTAACTCGGCTATTAAAGATGTATTTGTACGTACTTCGGGCGGCAGCATCGAGGTGGATGGTATATCGACAGGCGAAGCGCGGATCGAAGTGTACATCAGCGCTAACAATGACCGGGGCCGGTTGAGTAAAACAGAGTTGGAGCAGCGCCTGAAAGAAAACTATACTCTCGAGATTACAGATGATAATCATGAGCTTCATGCTACGGCGAAGTCTAAATCCAATATGGATTGGGGTAAGGCTGTCAGTATATCTTTTAAAGTTTATGTGCATAAGGCAGTATCTACCAATCTAACTACCAGTGGCGGTAGTATCAGTTTGTCCGACCTTGCCGGCGAGCAAAATTTTACCACCAGCGGCGGCAGTTTGCAGGTAAGTCATGTAAGCGGTCGTATTAAAGGGCGTACCTCTGGCGGCAGCATTCAGGTTGACCACGCCAATCAGGATATTGACTTAATAACCAGTGGCGGCAGCATTAGTGCCAGTAACTGCCAGGGTAATCTTAACCTGGTAACCAGCGGAGGTTCTTTACAATTGAGCCAGCTACACGGCAAAATAAATGCTACTACCTCAGGCGGCAGCATAAATGCCGACCATATTTCGGGCGATTTATCAACCAGTACTTCGGGCGGTACTATCAATCTTACTCAAATTGACGGAGGTGTTGAAGCTGCAACCAGCGGTGGCAGTATACATGCTCAGTTAAACAGTGTAGGCAAATACGTAAAGCTAAATACCAGTTCTGGACACATCGATTTAAGTATGCCGCAGCAAAAAGGCTTTAATTTAGATTTGAAAGGTAATCGTGTAAATACCACCTTAGCTAACAGCAATTTTGAAGGCAGCAAAGATGAGGATAGGATAGAAGGAAAAATTAACGGCGGCGGTGCGCTGGTGCAAGCTTATGCATCGCGCGGCAGCGTAAATGTAAAGTTTAACTAA
- a CDS encoding ParA family protein: MGKIITVAHQKGGVGKSTLAMNLAVCFQDQLSVALVDTDLQGSIADLRENLPGLTVMQEDNFERIKSAEQELIVIDTPPYLSNRLPELFLISDYVLIPTKAGFFDVMAIRSTLALVKQAQAKQPQLKAGIVLNMIKPRSGVTQEVKHLLQSFDTPVLQTMIHDRVSFTRSPITGGVLGGVDSKAKEEITSLAEEIVDSIST; encoded by the coding sequence ATGGGAAAAATTATAACGGTAGCTCATCAGAAAGGCGGGGTAGGTAAGAGTACCTTAGCCATGAATCTGGCAGTCTGCTTTCAAGACCAGTTAAGCGTGGCCTTAGTAGATACCGATTTGCAAGGTAGTATTGCAGATCTAAGGGAAAATCTACCCGGACTCACCGTAATGCAGGAAGATAACTTTGAGCGTATCAAGTCTGCTGAACAAGAATTGATTGTTATAGATACACCGCCCTATTTATCAAACCGGTTGCCCGAACTTTTTTTGATTTCCGACTATGTATTGATTCCGACCAAAGCAGGCTTCTTTGATGTCATGGCTATCCGCTCAACACTGGCACTGGTAAAGCAGGCGCAGGCTAAACAACCTCAATTAAAAGCAGGTATTGTTTTGAATATGATCAAGCCACGCTCCGGGGTGACCCAAGAAGTTAAGCATTTGTTGCAAAGCTTCGATACTCCGGTGTTGCAAACCATGATTCATGACCGGGTGAGTTTCACTCGATCACCGATTACCGGCGGTGTGTTAGGCGGGGTTGACAGTAAGGCAAAGGAAGAGATTACCAGCTTAGCTGAAGAAATTGTAGATAGTATTAGTACATAA
- a CDS encoding DUF1622 domain-containing protein, with amino-acid sequence MSLVQWLRLGVEITGAVAIGIGSVISLFRFVKALTVGQETDFNAIRLTLARYLALALEFQLGADILSTAIAPSWQEIGKLGAIAVIRTGLNFFLSKEMKDEKKASAGEEDVQARAEQK; translated from the coding sequence ATGTCCCTGGTACAATGGCTTAGGCTTGGCGTCGAGATTACCGGCGCTGTCGCCATAGGAATTGGCTCAGTGATATCTCTTTTTCGTTTTGTCAAGGCGCTTACGGTAGGCCAAGAAACTGATTTCAATGCTATCCGGCTTACGCTTGCACGTTACCTGGCTTTAGCGTTAGAATTTCAACTGGGAGCAGACATCTTGTCCACAGCTATTGCGCCGAGTTGGCAAGAAATAGGTAAGTTGGGAGCCATAGCTGTTATTCGTACCGGGCTAAATTTCTTCTTATCTAAAGAGATGAAGGACGAGAAGAAAGCATCAGCCGGTGAGGAGGATGTGCAGGCCCGTGCTGAACAGAAGTAA